Proteins encoded by one window of Synergistes jonesii:
- a CDS encoding tyrosine-type recombinase/integrase, whose protein sequence is MLTEKEMQREIRAVPEGVRKGILIDEGFILDVLKSRKMVWRYRFTDRRGKELKVKLGEYPGMSLREARIARDKLRGDIASGEYEEKKKAVTFGEVFETLIKRRVEGVCTEKYLQNMRIYMKRFISMLGDMPINEITSSDVLRVIEAAESDGVYSTAHKIKQTAGQVFRFAAAAGLVTADPTYMLTGLLQVRKVKHMPRITDPELAGRLMRDIRDKGHSPTMRIFLQLHAYTFVRPKEIREAEWGEFDLAAGVWKIPAEKMKMRRVHIVPLARQSIELVSELYKLTGHGRYLFHAWGCWDGSRHISDNAENKALRRRGYAHDVMVGHGFRGMASTFLYEAGFNSQVIEIQLAHADSNSVRASYNEAEFMQRRRVMCQWYADYLDSLRDDTAPPPFPQRG, encoded by the coding sequence ATGCTGACAGAGAAGGAAATGCAGCGCGAGATACGTGCCGTCCCTGAGGGCGTGCGCAAGGGAATCTTAATCGACGAGGGCTTTATCCTTGACGTTTTGAAAAGCCGCAAGATGGTCTGGCGATACCGTTTTACAGATAGGCGCGGTAAAGAGCTGAAGGTCAAATTAGGCGAATACCCGGGCATGTCGCTCAGGGAAGCGCGGATTGCCCGCGACAAACTGCGCGGCGATATTGCGTCCGGAGAATATGAAGAGAAGAAGAAGGCGGTGACCTTTGGAGAAGTTTTCGAAACATTGATCAAGCGCCGTGTAGAAGGCGTCTGTACCGAGAAATACCTGCAAAATATGCGCATATACATGAAGCGCTTTATTTCCATGCTCGGCGATATGCCGATAAATGAGATAACGTCATCCGACGTTCTAAGAGTCATCGAAGCGGCGGAGTCTGACGGCGTGTATAGTACTGCCCACAAGATAAAGCAGACGGCTGGGCAGGTCTTTCGCTTCGCAGCGGCCGCGGGGCTCGTGACGGCCGACCCGACATATATGCTTACGGGGCTGTTGCAGGTGCGGAAGGTCAAGCATATGCCGCGGATAACGGACCCTGAACTTGCGGGGCGGCTGATGCGCGATATACGCGACAAGGGGCATTCCCCGACGATGCGCATATTCTTACAGCTGCACGCCTATACTTTTGTGCGCCCGAAGGAGATACGGGAAGCGGAGTGGGGGGAATTCGACCTCGCGGCGGGAGTCTGGAAGATACCGGCCGAGAAGATGAAGATGCGCCGCGTTCACATCGTCCCGCTTGCGCGGCAGTCCATTGAGCTTGTAAGTGAGCTTTATAAATTGACTGGACACGGGCGCTACTTGTTCCATGCATGGGGCTGCTGGGACGGCTCGCGGCATATTTCTGATAACGCCGAAAATAAAGCGCTGCGCAGGCGCGGCTATGCGCATGATGTTATGGTCGGGCATGGGTTTCGCGGCATGGCGTCTACGTTTTTATACGAAGCGGGATTCAACTCACAGGTGATAGAGATACAGCTTGCGCACGCGGACAGCAACAGCGTGCGTGCAAGTTATAACGAGGCGGAGTTCATGCAGCGGCGGCGAGTAATGTGCCAGTGGTATGCCGATTACCTTGACTCGCTGCGCGACGACACCGCACCGCCGCCGTTCCCCCAGCGCGGATAG
- a CDS encoding DUF2703 domain-containing protein, with translation MKTITLTHYTVKDINPTPWTKTWDNMMKFGERMAPKLAPLGFKLRFRKMIMDDVTQDNLMAANMVTIECAEAELPETPIENMLMLELDYTECPECRTPEGQEFPCRTFTDFNGEACQALPEEFFMEAVLRTAFKSQQGRECHCGESCDSCASGCGDEEIGRRADARGHKHF, from the coding sequence ATGAAGACTATCACGCTTACCCATTATACAGTGAAAGACATAAATCCGACGCCGTGGACGAAGACTTGGGACAACATGATGAAGTTCGGGGAGCGCATGGCGCCGAAGCTCGCGCCGCTCGGCTTCAAGCTCAGGTTCCGCAAGATGATCATGGACGACGTGACGCAGGACAATTTGATGGCGGCGAACATGGTGACGATAGAATGCGCCGAGGCGGAGCTTCCCGAGACGCCGATCGAAAATATGTTGATGCTTGAGCTTGATTACACCGAATGCCCCGAATGCAGGACGCCGGAAGGGCAGGAATTCCCCTGCCGTACCTTTACCGATTTCAACGGCGAGGCCTGTCAGGCGCTGCCGGAGGAATTTTTCATGGAGGCGGTCCTGCGCACGGCATTCAAATCGCAGCAAGGGCGCGAGTGCCACTGCGGCGAGAGCTGCGACTCCTGCGCGAGCGGCTGCGGCGACGAAGAGATAGGCAGGCGCGCGGACGCGCGCGGGCATAAACATTTTTAG
- a CDS encoding cob(I)yrinic acid a,c-diamide adenosyltransferase: protein MAHFNITTKGGDKGTTSLANGERVAKDDRVVELYGTLDECQAALGMAHAFCENEGIAKDIYFVEDYMFGAMAYYAKCDYPAPDPAIMENIAGRVTEALPDAGMHFVRPGDTKCGAALHLARTIARRAERVATPLYRDGRLEDKAYQFLNRLSDVIYLLSLAVDAEKEK, encoded by the coding sequence ATGGCGCACTTCAACATAACGACGAAGGGCGGAGACAAGGGGACGACCTCTCTTGCAAACGGCGAGCGCGTCGCGAAGGACGATCGGGTGGTCGAGCTTTACGGCACGCTCGACGAATGTCAGGCCGCTCTTGGAATGGCGCACGCTTTCTGCGAGAACGAAGGCATCGCTAAGGATATTTATTTTGTCGAGGATTACATGTTCGGGGCTATGGCCTATTACGCCAAGTGCGACTACCCGGCGCCGGACCCGGCGATAATGGAAAATATCGCGGGCCGAGTGACGGAGGCCCTGCCCGACGCAGGAATGCACTTCGTGCGTCCCGGCGACACGAAGTGCGGCGCGGCGCTCCATCTCGCGCGCACGATAGCGAGGCGCGCCGAGCGCGTCGCTACGCCCCTTTACCGCGACGGCCGGCTCGAAGACAAGGCCTATCAGTTCTTAAACAGGCTTTCCGACGTAATTTATCTGCTGTCGCTCGCGGTAGACGCCGAGAAAGAGAAATAG
- a CDS encoding replication-associated recombination protein A: MNFEAPLAERMRPRTLDEYAGQGHLLGKGMALRNLLEGGRVPSCILYGPPGVGKTTLVRLMARVTKRTLLEINAVSAKVETLRDLVERARRDKGLSGRAAIAFVDEIYHFNSRQQNVLLPAVETGDLILVGTTTENPWFEINKTLLSRMVVYTLEPLSADDLCALLKRAMADGERGVARLGVSADDAVLRRIAELAGGDARQALTRLEAAASAAAMGGGSALTEEIVAQSSGAATQRYDRNANDHYAVISALIKSMRGSDPDAALYWLARMLEGGDDVRFICRRLCIFAAEDVGLADPMALVLAQNASAAVDRVGMPEADLILGEAVIYLASAPKSNSAYLAIKSARRNVLEGNIMEVPSHLRNDGSGYVYPHDNPSHWVPQAYMPEVRRFYFPGKLGAESRIGERLKKLWKRFSEEAEQSGEKEASDPRRD, from the coding sequence ATGAATTTCGAAGCGCCGCTTGCCGAACGCATGAGGCCGCGTACCCTCGACGAGTACGCCGGGCAGGGGCATCTGCTCGGCAAAGGCATGGCGCTCAGAAATCTGCTTGAGGGCGGCCGAGTGCCGAGCTGCATACTCTACGGCCCGCCCGGCGTAGGCAAGACCACTCTCGTGCGCCTGATGGCGCGCGTCACGAAGAGGACGCTGCTCGAAATAAACGCCGTGAGCGCAAAGGTGGAGACTCTGCGCGACCTCGTCGAGCGCGCCCGCCGCGATAAAGGCCTATCCGGCCGCGCTGCGATCGCCTTCGTCGATGAAATTTACCACTTCAACAGCAGACAGCAGAACGTCCTGCTGCCCGCGGTAGAGACCGGCGACCTCATACTCGTCGGCACTACCACGGAAAACCCGTGGTTCGAAATAAACAAGACGCTGCTTTCACGAATGGTCGTCTACACGCTCGAGCCTCTAAGCGCCGACGACCTCTGCGCGCTTTTGAAGAGGGCTATGGCCGACGGGGAGCGCGGCGTCGCGCGCCTCGGCGTGAGCGCGGACGACGCGGTGCTGCGCCGTATCGCCGAGCTTGCCGGCGGCGACGCGAGGCAGGCTCTGACGCGCCTCGAAGCCGCGGCCTCGGCGGCGGCGATGGGGGGCGGCTCCGCGCTGACCGAAGAAATCGTCGCGCAGAGCAGCGGCGCCGCGACGCAGCGTTACGACAGGAACGCGAACGATCACTACGCCGTCATATCCGCGCTTATAAAAAGCATGCGCGGCTCCGATCCGGACGCGGCGCTCTACTGGCTCGCGAGGATGCTAGAAGGGGGGGACGACGTCAGGTTCATCTGCCGCCGGCTCTGCATATTCGCCGCTGAAGACGTGGGACTCGCCGACCCGATGGCGCTCGTCCTTGCGCAAAACGCCTCCGCCGCCGTCGACCGCGTCGGTATGCCGGAGGCCGACCTGATACTCGGCGAGGCCGTGATCTATCTCGCGTCCGCGCCCAAGAGCAATAGCGCTTACCTTGCGATAAAATCCGCGCGCCGAAACGTGCTCGAAGGAAATATCATGGAGGTGCCGAGCCACCTGCGCAACGACGGCAGCGGCTACGTCTACCCGCACGACAACCCGAGTCACTGGGTGCCGCAGGCGTACATGCCGGAGGTGAGAAGATTCTACTTCCCGGGAAAGCTGGGCGCGGAATCGCGAATCGGAGAGCGCCTTAAAAAGCTGTGGAAAAGATTTTCAGAGGAAGCGGAGCAGAGCGGCGAGAAAGAGGCGTCGGATCCGCGGCGGGATTAA
- a CDS encoding HAD family hydrolase, giving the protein MGPYWSPSSVGGFLLDWDGVIADTKLDFSGVREKYYGGRRAMLLEEAHTLPPETRKALYRDLRELEMSGAEKAAPVPGAFELISWLTESGTPYCVLSRNCMEVIERGAEVIGLTLPEYVWGRDNMEFVKPDPRALLSAAEKIGAAPRSCLYIGDFLYDLQGARRAGMRAVLVQRENAAWACWADAVYPKMTDFVNAVKNKEELVPWEYREIFAEKGALWLKGAFSCALALPERPLPDACAWLARAAALGVGSFYVDPQKILTPDDWKRNPSFDTALMGLSWRDAASRFLSPRFPLARISVERGGALSAPAEASELKGFMEGKVRGDG; this is encoded by the coding sequence ATGGGACCGTATTGGAGTCCGTCTTCGGTAGGAGGCTTTCTGCTCGACTGGGACGGCGTGATAGCTGATACGAAGCTGGATTTTTCCGGCGTGCGCGAGAAGTACTACGGCGGACGCCGGGCCATGTTGCTCGAAGAGGCGCATACGCTGCCCCCTGAGACGAGAAAAGCGCTTTACCGCGATTTGAGGGAGCTCGAAATGTCCGGTGCGGAGAAGGCGGCGCCTGTGCCCGGCGCCTTTGAGCTGATCTCCTGGCTGACGGAGAGCGGCACGCCCTATTGCGTGCTTTCCCGCAACTGCATGGAGGTGATAGAGCGCGGCGCCGAGGTCATAGGGCTTACGCTTCCGGAATACGTCTGGGGGCGCGACAACATGGAATTCGTGAAGCCGGACCCGCGCGCGCTGCTTTCGGCCGCGGAAAAAATAGGCGCGGCTCCCCGCAGCTGCCTCTATATTGGAGATTTCCTCTACGACCTGCAGGGCGCGAGGCGCGCAGGAATGCGCGCGGTCCTCGTGCAGCGCGAAAATGCCGCGTGGGCGTGCTGGGCCGACGCAGTTTATCCGAAGATGACGGATTTCGTAAATGCCGTTAAAAATAAAGAAGAGCTCGTGCCGTGGGAGTACAGGGAAATTTTTGCCGAAAAGGGCGCGCTGTGGCTCAAGGGCGCGTTTTCCTGCGCTCTCGCTCTGCCTGAAAGGCCCCTGCCCGACGCCTGCGCGTGGCTTGCGCGCGCGGCCGCTCTCGGCGTCGGCTCATTTTACGTCGACCCGCAAAAGATATTAACGCCGGACGACTGGAAGAGGAATCCGTCGTTCGACACGGCTCTGATGGGGCTTTCATGGCGTGACGCGGCGAGCCGCTTCCTCTCGCCGCGCTTCCCGCTCGCGAGAATCTCTGTCGAGCGCGGCGGAGCTCTCAGCGCGCCGGCAGAGGCGTCGGAGCTTAAGGGCTTTATGGAAGGCAAAGTGCGCGGCGATGGGTGA
- a CDS encoding NAD(P)/FAD-dependent oxidoreductase — protein sequence MTIKTADVIIVGGGVHGASTAYELAKAGVKTALFEQMYLGFGGSGRCAAGLRQHFGTETNLRMAKYNLQVLPTLEEELDTGMKLEFTQWGYMWVAYADSVLAQLQKNVDLQKSLDIPSEMLTPAEIHKRWPYLNLEGIVGAAFCGEDGHINPQTMTLAYGYAARRLGATIKTYTPVAKLLAENGRIKGIVTESGEEWHAPKVLLCAGAWSTPLAKTVGVDLPVYPERHNCLITEPVEVFECPMVLCLDDGAYFKQCPNGTFLLGRDDQDEPHTVEAGNSAKFLEGVTTSVLKRIPALKGVRVVHQWSGAYDNTPDHNAIIDWAPVGGLLLDCGWSGHGFQFGPSGGRVCKELLMGEKPFVDLHRFRLSRFAENDLFFEPAFI from the coding sequence ATGACAATCAAAACTGCTGATGTGATCATTGTTGGCGGCGGCGTGCATGGAGCGTCTACCGCCTATGAACTGGCGAAAGCCGGAGTTAAAACGGCGCTCTTCGAGCAGATGTACCTCGGCTTCGGCGGCTCAGGCCGCTGCGCCGCGGGTCTGCGCCAGCATTTCGGGACTGAGACCAACCTGCGCATGGCGAAGTACAACCTTCAGGTCCTCCCGACGCTCGAAGAAGAGCTCGACACGGGTATGAAACTGGAGTTCACGCAGTGGGGATATATGTGGGTCGCCTACGCCGATTCGGTATTGGCACAGCTGCAGAAAAACGTCGACCTGCAGAAGAGTCTCGATATTCCGTCGGAGATGCTGACACCGGCCGAGATTCACAAACGCTGGCCTTATCTCAACCTTGAGGGGATAGTAGGGGCGGCTTTCTGCGGAGAGGACGGACATATCAACCCGCAGACGATGACTCTGGCCTACGGCTATGCGGCGCGCAGGCTCGGCGCGACGATCAAGACCTATACGCCGGTAGCGAAGCTTCTTGCCGAGAACGGCAGAATCAAAGGCATAGTTACGGAGAGCGGCGAGGAGTGGCACGCGCCGAAGGTGCTCCTCTGCGCCGGGGCGTGGTCGACCCCGCTCGCAAAGACTGTAGGAGTGGATCTGCCGGTCTATCCGGAGCGCCATAACTGCCTCATCACAGAGCCCGTCGAAGTCTTTGAGTGTCCGATGGTCCTCTGCCTCGACGACGGCGCCTACTTCAAGCAGTGCCCGAACGGGACGTTCCTTCTCGGCCGCGACGACCAGGATGAGCCGCATACGGTAGAGGCCGGGAACAGTGCGAAGTTCCTCGAAGGGGTGACTACGAGCGTCCTTAAGAGGATACCGGCGCTGAAGGGCGTCCGCGTCGTCCACCAGTGGTCGGGCGCTTACGACAACACCCCCGACCACAACGCGATCATCGACTGGGCGCCGGTGGGAGGGCTCCTTCTTGACTGCGGCTGGAGCGGCCACGGATTCCAGTTCGGCCCTTCCGGCGGGCGCGTCTGCAAAGAGCTTCTCATGGGCGAGAAACCCTTCGTCGACCTGCATAGATTCCGCCTCTCAAGGTTCGCGGAAAACGATCTGTTCTTTGAACCTGCGTTCATATAA
- a CDS encoding (2Fe-2S)-binding protein encodes MAKANVICRCEEIEIDEIRKWIAAGCTDFEELKRILRVSMGPCQGRGCRDIILREIAKATGKPVAELRISTIRPPVKPIKTMLLAEED; translated from the coding sequence ATGGCGAAAGCAAACGTGATATGCCGCTGCGAAGAAATAGAGATAGACGAGATCCGTAAATGGATAGCCGCTGGCTGCACGGATTTCGAAGAGCTGAAACGCATCCTTCGCGTCAGCATGGGCCCCTGTCAGGGACGCGGCTGCCGCGACATCATACTGCGCGAGATAGCTAAGGCGACCGGCAAACCCGTCGCCGAACTCAGGATCAGCACGATCCGCCCGCCTGTGAAGCCGATAAAGACTATGCTTCTGGCCGAAGAAGATTAG
- a CDS encoding 4Fe-4S dicluster domain-containing protein, which translates to MSCDKDKLFNSGVLVEHVEGALLPPQEKWEAKKGGYVVIECPKRIPCNPCHTSCPAGAVLPFEDINDTPKIDYDKCTGCGICVSRCPGLACFVIDLTVGKGQALIKLPYEMLPLPSKGQKVKCLNRVGEEVAEGEITSVTEPSKDKTYVLSVLIPKDKADDIRAVKVQ; encoded by the coding sequence ATGAGCTGCGACAAAGACAAACTCTTCAACAGCGGAGTGCTGGTAGAACACGTGGAAGGAGCGCTGCTGCCGCCGCAAGAGAAATGGGAAGCCAAAAAAGGCGGTTACGTGGTGATAGAATGCCCCAAGCGCATCCCCTGCAACCCCTGCCACACCAGCTGCCCCGCCGGGGCCGTGCTGCCCTTCGAAGACATAAACGACACGCCGAAAATAGACTACGACAAATGCACCGGCTGCGGCATCTGCGTATCGCGCTGCCCGGGTCTTGCGTGCTTCGTGATAGACCTTACGGTGGGAAAAGGGCAGGCTCTCATCAAACTGCCGTACGAAATGCTGCCGCTGCCGTCAAAAGGACAGAAAGTCAAATGCCTGAACAGAGTCGGCGAAGAAGTGGCGGAGGGGGAAATCACATCTGTGACGGAGCCTTCGAAAGACAAGACCTACGTTCTGAGCGTGCTCATCCCCAAAGATAAAGCGGACGACATCCGCGCCGTGAAGGTCCAGTAA
- a CDS encoding NAD(P)/FAD-dependent oxidoreductase — translation MKKVYETDLLVIGGGAAGLCAAAEAGGAGAKVTVIESDLHAGGQLVKQTHKFFGSKDEYAGTRGYKIADILLEEIAGLGDRVQISCNSTVTGYYPEDGVYTVMQGEEEYYRIKAKKAVIATGAQERMIPFTNNDLPGVYGAGAVQTLMNVYGVVPGKRVVMVGAGNIGLIVSYQLKQAGVEVAAVVEAMPKIGGYWVHAAKIRRLGIPVLLRHTVVEAIGDKILEGAVIQELDDKFQLIGEPEKIECDIICMAVGLTPTTELFWQAGCKMQYVPQLCGYVPYRDKNMRTSNPDIWVAGDASGIEEASAAMVEGRVAGHSAAKALGLPVDDGKFDEYWTRLHHLRAGEVGEKITAGINQVLVQGWEA, via the coding sequence ATGAAGAAGGTATATGAGACAGACCTTCTGGTCATAGGCGGCGGAGCCGCAGGCCTTTGCGCGGCGGCGGAAGCCGGGGGAGCCGGCGCCAAGGTGACCGTTATAGAAAGCGACCTGCACGCCGGAGGGCAGTTAGTCAAACAGACCCACAAATTCTTCGGTTCGAAAGACGAATACGCGGGGACGCGCGGCTACAAGATAGCGGACATCCTCCTTGAGGAGATAGCTGGGCTGGGAGACAGAGTGCAAATAAGCTGCAACTCCACAGTCACCGGCTACTACCCGGAAGACGGGGTATACACCGTGATGCAGGGAGAAGAAGAGTACTACCGCATCAAGGCGAAAAAAGCGGTGATAGCGACCGGGGCGCAGGAAAGAATGATCCCCTTCACGAACAACGACCTTCCCGGCGTATACGGAGCGGGAGCGGTACAGACCCTGATGAACGTATACGGCGTAGTGCCGGGCAAAAGAGTCGTCATGGTGGGAGCGGGCAACATAGGGCTCATAGTCAGCTACCAGCTTAAGCAGGCGGGAGTGGAAGTAGCGGCGGTAGTCGAAGCCATGCCTAAAATAGGCGGCTACTGGGTACACGCGGCGAAAATCAGAAGGCTGGGCATCCCCGTACTCCTAAGACACACCGTAGTGGAGGCCATAGGAGACAAAATACTCGAAGGCGCCGTGATCCAGGAACTGGACGACAAATTCCAGCTCATAGGCGAGCCGGAGAAAATAGAGTGCGACATCATCTGCATGGCGGTAGGACTCACGCCCACCACGGAACTCTTCTGGCAGGCCGGCTGCAAAATGCAATACGTTCCGCAGCTCTGCGGCTACGTCCCCTACAGAGACAAAAACATGCGCACCAGCAACCCCGACATCTGGGTGGCGGGAGACGCCTCTGGCATAGAAGAAGCCTCCGCAGCGATGGTAGAAGGCCGGGTTGCGGGGCACTCGGCGGCCAAAGCGCTGGGACTTCCGGTAGACGACGGTAAATTCGACGAATACTGGACGAGACTCCACCACCTGCGCGCCGGCGAAGTAGGAGAAAAAATCACAGCCGGCATAAACCAAGTACTCGTACAGGGATGGGAGGCGTAA
- a CDS encoding (2Fe-2S)-binding protein: MKLIESHPILEYSHGREVAFTFDGKELKGYEGEPIAMALHANGVQVYRVTPEMKRTRGFFCAIGKCSSCFMVVDGVPNVRTCVTPLSAGMKVETQKDKGRVPLEVC; encoded by the coding sequence ATGAAACTGATCGAGAGCCATCCGATCCTGGAGTACAGCCACGGTCGGGAAGTTGCATTCACCTTCGACGGGAAAGAGCTCAAGGGATATGAGGGGGAGCCCATAGCGATGGCGCTGCACGCCAACGGCGTCCAGGTCTACCGCGTCACGCCGGAGATGAAGAGGACGCGCGGTTTCTTCTGCGCCATAGGCAAATGCAGCTCCTGCTTCATGGTGGTGGACGGAGTCCCCAACGTACGCACCTGCGTAACGCCGCTTTCCGCGGGCATGAAGGTGGAGACGCAGAAGGACAAGGGACGCGTTCCCCTGGAAGTCTGCTAA
- a CDS encoding DHCW motif cupin fold protein, with product MKIEGVPYQCVDWNKIKEERHEGESGEAIWRTFERGNVRARVVEYSAGYLANHWCPRGHVLFVLEGSVISELEDGGKEELRAGMGYVAEDDEKKRHRSFSPNGAKLFIVD from the coding sequence ATGAAGATCGAAGGCGTTCCTTATCAGTGCGTGGACTGGAATAAGATAAAAGAAGAGCGGCACGAGGGAGAAAGCGGCGAAGCGATATGGCGCACGTTCGAGAGGGGCAACGTACGCGCGAGAGTGGTGGAATACAGCGCCGGATATCTCGCGAACCACTGGTGCCCCCGCGGGCATGTGCTTTTCGTCCTGGAGGGCTCCGTGATCTCCGAGCTGGAGGACGGCGGCAAGGAGGAGTTGCGCGCCGGCATGGGGTACGTGGCCGAGGACGACGAAAAGAAGAGGCACCGCTCGTTCTCTCCGAACGGCGCGAAGCTCTTCATCGTCGACTAA
- a CDS encoding DEAD/DEAH box helicase — MLYKWQEKALDAIGSDNAIVSAPTGSGKTWVAYIWAGLMDRDGAPQMPPGRVIFTAPIKALSNERYLELKSMGFDVGLETGDFKKNAGALVLCCTQEIYTLKYAHIPGQRVIIDEFHFIFNDPERARAYVDGLRRTSEESRILVMSATFGNPEKVRSYLEEMALRGFTLFETEKRVTRLVYKQRGLRFSQIRDALVFAFSKKGVEWLAAQIARTRRMIPRAKRVRLAEMAQILEVGKVPDTMLRGVGMYFGSMLPKEKLLVEMAFRERIIDVVAGTDALSLGVNLPAETVVFGQMAKFIDGPLTKNEFMQMAGRAGRKGYFDTGYVSYIPRSKCENFDYDTAILYLETLEKPREEAKIKLLPAIGKLLRKEVAVETEACTIAECSMPRRSVRAVTKEVAGALNDITQSLLQIKNQQERRRVRKILGDIWSDEMEMSANIAIARLFAEYGEPEALKCAELLKKTERNYLQALLKVKRFANRLPDDYRFSNMEEIDAAVDKIDASVFGFEDKIQKIKLTEENP, encoded by the coding sequence ATGCTCTACAAATGGCAGGAAAAAGCGCTCGACGCGATCGGCTCGGATAACGCGATAGTATCGGCTCCGACCGGCAGCGGCAAAACATGGGTAGCCTATATATGGGCCGGCCTCATGGACAGGGACGGCGCGCCTCAGATGCCGCCGGGGCGCGTGATATTCACCGCGCCGATCAAAGCGCTCTCCAACGAGCGCTACCTCGAATTGAAATCTATGGGCTTCGACGTCGGCCTGGAGACCGGCGATTTCAAGAAAAACGCCGGAGCCCTCGTCCTCTGCTGTACTCAGGAGATATACACGCTGAAATACGCGCATATCCCGGGACAGCGCGTGATAATCGACGAATTCCACTTCATATTCAACGACCCTGAACGCGCACGCGCGTACGTCGACGGCCTCCGCCGTACCTCGGAGGAGAGCCGTATACTCGTGATGTCCGCGACCTTCGGCAATCCCGAAAAGGTGCGCTCTTATCTTGAGGAGATGGCGCTGCGCGGCTTCACCCTCTTCGAGACGGAAAAGCGCGTGACGAGGCTCGTCTACAAACAGCGCGGCCTGCGCTTCTCACAGATACGCGACGCCCTCGTCTTCGCCTTTTCAAAAAAAGGCGTCGAATGGCTCGCCGCCCAAATCGCGAGGACGCGCCGCATGATCCCGCGCGCCAAGCGCGTGCGGCTCGCCGAGATGGCGCAGATACTCGAAGTCGGAAAGGTCCCCGACACCATGCTGCGCGGCGTGGGGATGTACTTCGGTTCGATGCTGCCGAAGGAAAAGCTGCTCGTGGAGATGGCCTTCCGCGAGAGGATAATCGACGTAGTTGCCGGCACCGACGCGCTTTCGCTCGGCGTCAACCTGCCCGCCGAAACAGTGGTATTCGGCCAGATGGCTAAGTTCATCGACGGCCCCCTCACGAAGAACGAATTCATGCAGATGGCGGGGCGCGCCGGGCGCAAGGGCTACTTCGACACGGGCTACGTCTCGTATATACCGCGCAGCAAATGCGAAAATTTCGACTACGACACCGCGATACTTTACCTTGAAACGCTTGAAAAGCCGCGCGAAGAGGCGAAGATAAAACTTCTGCCGGCTATAGGGAAGCTTCTGAGAAAAGAAGTCGCCGTCGAAACGGAAGCCTGCACGATAGCGGAATGCTCGATGCCGCGCAGGAGCGTCCGCGCCGTCACGAAAGAAGTCGCCGGCGCTCTGAACGATATAACGCAGTCGCTGCTTCAGATAAAAAATCAGCAGGAGCGCAGGCGCGTCAGAAAGATTCTCGGCGACATATGGAGCGACGAAATGGAAATGAGCGCGAATATAGCGATAGCGCGCCTCTTCGCGGAATACGGGGAGCCGGAGGCGCTGAAATGCGCCGAACTGCTCAAAAAGACCGAAAGAAATTATCTGCAGGCGCTGCTTAAGGTGAAGCGCTTCGCGAACCGGCTGCCCGACGACTACCGCTTCTCAAACATGGAGGAGATCGACGCGGCCGTCGACAAAATCGACGCCTCGGTCTTCGGCTTCGAAGATAAAATACAAAAGATAAAGCTTACCGAAGAAAACCCGTAG
- a CDS encoding GNAT family N-acetyltransferase has product MYDDDVRIRPAKPEDAEELADIAWRSKSYWDYPPEMMELFRGQLTIKQDFIERNPTYLIEHEETEKIAGFYALQKKDGRWWIEHLWVVPDEIGTGLGSKLFLHACEITETMGAEELYITSDPNAEEFYVHMGAEKLGERESPKVPERRLPILRIKL; this is encoded by the coding sequence ATGTACGATGACGACGTTCGAATACGTCCCGCAAAGCCCGAAGACGCCGAAGAACTGGCGGATATAGCCTGGCGGTCGAAATCATACTGGGATTATCCGCCGGAGATGATGGAACTCTTCCGCGGCCAGCTCACGATAAAACAGGATTTTATCGAAAGAAACCCGACATATCTGATCGAACACGAGGAGACCGAGAAAATAGCCGGCTTTTACGCGCTGCAGAAAAAAGACGGCAGATGGTGGATAGAACACCTCTGGGTCGTGCCCGACGAAATAGGCACGGGGCTCGGAAGCAAGCTCTTCCTGCACGCATGCGAGATCACGGAAACGATGGGCGCGGAAGAATTATATATAACTTCGGATCCGAACGCCGAAGAGTTTTACGTCCACATGGGCGCTGAAAAGTTGGGCGAGCGAGAGTCGCCTAAGGTGCCCGAACGCAGACTCCCCATCCTCAGGATAAAATTATAA